Part of the Actinomycetota bacterium genome is shown below.
AAACAATTGATAAAAATAAATCTAATGAAGTATTAAATCTTATAATATATAAGAATAAATATATAGAATATTAAAATAAATATTGTAGCAATGATAAAAATTTTATCTAAAGTTCTTACCTTTATTTCATCAACTATTGTTCTTTTTTCATACGCTCCAAAACCTCTGCTATCCATAGCTATCGATGCCTCCTGAGCTCTTCTAATACCACTCATAAGAAGTGGGAAAATAGAGCTTCTAAAAAGACTTAATTTTGAATATAAACCCCTTTTTGAGAATCCAACCCCTCTTACCAAGTGAGCATTTGTTATATTTTTATACTCTTCATAAACTAACGGAATAAATCTCAAAGCAGCATATAATGTATAACCAATTCTGTATGGTACTTTTGCAACTTGTATTAAACTCTGCACCATCCTCTTAGGCTCAGTAGTTAATATAAATATTATTGATAAAGAAGTTAAAATTAAAATTCTTAATGCAACTCCCATTCCTTCAAATAATCCATCATAGGTTATTTTTATGAAAGATAATTCATAAATGGTTGTAAACGGTTTAGTTGTAGTATATGGGTAAAAAAGAGCTTTATAGATTAATATAAAAAGTGCTGTAGGAATAAATAAAGACATTGATTTTATATATCTTAAAAATCCTATTTTGCCAAAAGTAAAAGCAATTATTATAACTATAATGTAAATAATTAATTGATTTATAACTGATGAATAATGTGGTTCTACATTTTTTAAAAAAGCGAAGATAGATATTAAAATAATCCAGATCATTTTATGAGTCGGATCCATCTTATGAAAGAAACTATTCGCTTTAAAATATACTATTGCTTTTCTCATTTTTAATTCCTCAACAAGGGAGATATATATTCATTTAGTTCAAACTTGTATTCATTTTAAGTCTCAAAAAGTTCTATGAATTCATCAACATCATCAACTATTGGAATATCTATTTCACCGATTTCTCTTAAAAGTCTTGATAATCTGAAAATCTGTGGCGTGTTTATATATCTTGATTTATTAATTTCAAGGAAATCATAAAGTTCAAATGTTTCACCACTAAAAACAAGTTCACCATTATCCATAACCATAACTTTATTTAGATATTTTGATGCTATATTTAAATCATGAGTTATTATTAATATGGTTAGACTATTATTATTTAATTTTTGGATTATACTCATCAAATTTGAAATATTCTTTCCATCCTGACCTGTAAATGGCTCATCTAAAATTAAAACTTCTAAATCTTTTACTAACATAGTAGCAATACTCAATCTTCTTTTTTGTCCCATACTTAGATTAAATGGATTTTTCTCAGCAAATTCCAAAAGTTCCATTAACTCTAATGTTTTTTTTACCCGCTGTTTTTTTTCTGACGCCTCGATTTTTTCGCTTTTTAATGAGAAAGCAACCTCATCATAACAGGAACTTGTAATAAATTGGTGTTCTGGATATTGAAAAACATAACCAATTTTTTTAGAAAGTTCATTAATTGATGACTTATTTATATCTAAATTTGCGATAGTACCTTCACCTGAGTCAGGCTTATTTAATCCTATAAGAAGGGAAGCAAGTGTCGTCTTTCCTGATCCATTTTTACCCATCAAAGCAACCATATCACCCTTATTAATATCAAAAGTAACATTTTTTACAGCCTTCTTTCCTGTTGGATATGTAAAATTGAGTTCCTTAACATCAATTGCCTTTTCTTCACTTTTTTCCTCTTTTAAATTTAAATGTAATTTCTTTTTAAGACTCTTAGCAAGTTCCAACCTTTCTTTCTTTTTTAGTTTTTCACCTGATCCTTTTCTCAAACTTCTGATAAATTCTATTTTATCTCTCTTTTTTAAAATTGATTCTACAGCCTCTTTAACTGTTAAGGGGAAGGGACTGATTACAAATCCCTTTCTATTTAATCTAACTGCTAATTGTGTTATTTCAGGGATCCTAATTCCCACATTTTCTAAAATATCTTCACCATATTTTTCTAAAATATATCTTGGATTTCCATCATATATTATTGCTCCATCATCCATAATAATAAGTCTATTTGCTAAATAGAGAATGCTACTTACTTCGTGCTCTATTAGCAGGACAGTTAAATTTTTCTCTATATTTAAGTTTTTAATTACTTTTATTATTCCTCTTGCACCTATTGGATCAAGATTTGAGGTAGGTTCGTCTAAAATTATCATTTTAGGGTTCATAGTTAAAACTGAAGCTATCGCTACTCTTTGTTTTTCTCCACCTGATAGCTCATAAATACTGCTATTTTTTTTTCTTGATAGAGTAACAAATTCTAAATATTTCTCTATTCTCCTTAAAATTTCATCTTTTTTAACCAATAGATTCTCAGGACCAAAGGATATCTCATCTTTCACAGTTAAGTTACACATTTGACTATCTGGATTTTGAAAGACAATGCCCACCTTATTACTTAGTTCAAAAACTTCATGCTCTTTTGTATCTAAGTTATCAATTTCTACTTTACCTTCTAATTTACCACCCAAAACATTTGGTATAATTCCGTTAATACATAGTGCTAATGTACTCTTTCCGCACCCACTTGGACCCATAAAAACTACGAATTCACCCTCATCTATCTCAAGGTTAATATTACTTATAGCAGGTTTATCTTCTCCCTGATATGTATATGTGAGATTTGATACTTTTAGAATTTTCCCCAAAAAATACTCCTACTTCAAAATTTTAATTAACGTTTAAAAATTCATATTTATTAAATAGAAATTTTATAGGAAATTTTAATAAAATTAAAATTTTTATATTAGGGTTAATAGAAATTTTTAGAATGAATAGAGAAAATAATAAATAAATTAAGAATTTTAGAAAAAGGTGGAGTCCCTGGTCGGATTTGAACCGACGACAACAGGATTAGGAATCCTGTGCTCTATCCAACTGAGCTACAGGGACTAAAAGATTATTAAATATTCAAAACTTGGTAGTATTTTTGTGAAATTATTATTAATAAAATATTTTTGTATATAATACTCTATTAGAAGTTTTTAAATTTCAATGATCATTGATATTTTAATATATACATTTATTATATACAATTTGTATATTTAAACCATGCATTAATTACCATCCCAAAAATGTTATAAAAATTTCACTTGAATAAATAAAATTTTTATGTTAACTTTATTTACAATGGTTAACAGTTGTTAACTAAAAATTTTAAATTGACTAATGTT
Proteins encoded:
- a CDS encoding energy-coupling factor transporter transmembrane protein EcfT is translated as MRKAIVYFKANSFFHKMDPTHKMIWIILISIFAFLKNVEPHYSSVINQLIIYIIVIIIAFTFGKIGFLRYIKSMSLFIPTALFILIYKALFYPYTTTKPFTTIYELSFIKITYDGLFEGMGVALRILILTSLSIIFILTTEPKRMVQSLIQVAKVPYRIGYTLYAALRFIPLVYEEYKNITNAHLVRGVGFSKRGLYSKLSLFRSSIFPLLMSGIRRAQEASIAMDSRGFGAYEKRTIVDEIKVRTLDKIFIIATIFILIFYIFILIYYKI
- a CDS encoding ATP-binding cassette domain-containing protein codes for the protein MGKILKVSNLTYTYQGEDKPAISNINLEIDEGEFVVFMGPSGCGKSTLALCINGIIPNVLGGKLEGKVEIDNLDTKEHEVFELSNKVGIVFQNPDSQMCNLTVKDEISFGPENLLVKKDEILRRIEKYLEFVTLSRKKNSSIYELSGGEKQRVAIASVLTMNPKMIILDEPTSNLDPIGARGIIKVIKNLNIEKNLTVLLIEHEVSSILYLANRLIIMDDGAIIYDGNPRYILEKYGEDILENVGIRIPEITQLAVRLNRKGFVISPFPLTVKEAVESILKKRDKIEFIRSLRKGSGEKLKKKERLELAKSLKKKLHLNLKEEKSEEKAIDVKELNFTYPTGKKAVKNVTFDINKGDMVALMGKNGSGKTTLASLLIGLNKPDSGEGTIANLDINKSSINELSKKIGYVFQYPEHQFITSSCYDEVAFSLKSEKIEASEKKQRVKKTLELMELLEFAEKNPFNLSMGQKRRLSIATMLVKDLEVLILDEPFTGQDGKNISNLMSIIQKLNNNSLTILIITHDLNIASKYLNKVMVMDNGELVFSGETFELYDFLEINKSRYINTPQIFRLSRLLREIGEIDIPIVDDVDEFIELFET